A window of Opitutus sp. ER46 contains these coding sequences:
- the dprA gene encoding DNA-processing protein DprA produces the protein MANELTERQAFLILNALPNIGPITLNRLLAELGGDPRAVLAADRKRLEAVKGVGAVIASTLVNWSAQFDLAREEDRMAKSGADFITTRDEAYPKLLREIHDPPIGLYRRGGYDLGQRCVAIIGSRRTTLYGQATARKLAIELAQVGFCIVSGLARGIDTAAHEGALAAGGKTAAVVGTGIDIIYPPENLGLYRKIEAEGAVLSEFPFGRRADRQSFAMRNRIVAGMSEAVIVVESDVDGGAMITARFAGEQGRLLFAVPGRIDQSTSAGCHQLIRDGATLLTSVDDLLSELSYLDGLRPSPIPQKGSEVAAGVPPNLNPEEARVYECFRGGAIITPDALGTQTGLSSAQISATLMMLELKRLIAKRTDGAYEAQ, from the coding sequence ATGGCCAACGAGCTCACCGAGCGACAGGCGTTCCTGATCCTGAACGCGCTGCCCAACATCGGGCCGATCACCCTCAATCGGCTGCTCGCGGAATTGGGCGGCGATCCGCGCGCGGTGCTCGCCGCTGATCGCAAGCGCCTCGAGGCCGTGAAGGGTGTCGGTGCAGTGATTGCCAGCACGCTGGTGAACTGGTCGGCCCAGTTTGATCTCGCCCGCGAGGAGGACCGCATGGCGAAGAGTGGCGCCGATTTCATCACCACCCGCGATGAGGCCTATCCGAAGCTCCTGCGGGAGATCCACGATCCGCCGATTGGTCTCTATCGCCGCGGGGGGTACGACCTTGGCCAGCGCTGTGTGGCCATCATCGGTTCGCGCCGCACCACGCTGTACGGCCAGGCCACGGCCAGGAAGCTCGCCATCGAACTGGCGCAGGTCGGCTTCTGCATCGTCAGCGGCCTGGCGCGCGGCATCGACACCGCGGCGCACGAGGGCGCGCTTGCCGCGGGCGGAAAAACCGCCGCCGTCGTCGGCACCGGCATCGATATCATCTACCCGCCGGAGAACCTTGGCTTGTACCGGAAGATCGAAGCAGAGGGCGCGGTGCTCTCGGAGTTCCCCTTTGGCCGCCGCGCCGACCGGCAGTCGTTCGCCATGCGCAATCGCATCGTCGCGGGCATGTCCGAGGCCGTGATCGTGGTCGAGAGTGACGTCGACGGCGGCGCGATGATCACGGCCCGCTTTGCCGGTGAGCAGGGGCGCCTGCTCTTTGCCGTGCCCGGCCGCATCGACCAGAGCACCAGCGCCGGTTGCCATCAGCTCATCCGCGATGGCGCCACCTTGCTGACGAGCGTGGACGACCTGCTCTCCGAGCTCAGTTACCTCGACGGTCTCAGGCCGTCGCCGATTCCGCAGAAGGGCAGCGAGGTTGCCGCTGGCGTGCCGCCGAATCTCAACCCCGAGGAGGCGAGGGTGTACGAGTGTTTCCGGGGTGGGGCGATCATCACGCCGGACGCGCTGGGAACGCAGACCGGCCTCTCGTCCGCGCAGATCTCGGCGACGTTGATGATGCTGGAGCTGAAACGGCTGATCGCGAAGCGGACCGACGGGGCCTACGAGGCCCAGTGA
- a CDS encoding S9 family peptidase, translating to MKFPILFLGALLVVSFVRAAEPARRAITHEDLWLLKRVGAPVASPDGKWAVFSVTQPAYEAKDLSIDLWIVALDGQSPARRLTQTKAGETGPRWSPDGTRLAFVAKRDADEVPQVYVLNLAQGGEAERLTRLSTGARSPEWSPDGTRLLFVSEVYPGATDDTANKAAAKALKERKYNARVYEGFPIKHWDHWRDEKVAHLFVQEARAGAPARDLLARTKLAALTGFGGRQTDSGEDLPATWAPDGRSVVFSATTTRERSAYADVPLQMFVVAADGGEPQALTQDANSYGEVEFTPDGRTLVVNMETGGDGQTYHHNRIVSFPWPFDAARRKVLTQTLDLSAGRFAVSDDGATVYFLAEDGVQVRLFSVPLAGGDIKAHAVNPEGCLGALSIGGEALVATYDSAVQPAEIVRIDPARGLRVLTHFNDEALAKLDLGKPERFAFRSRQGRPIDNLLVRPAGFDATKKYPLLVVMHGGPAPQFKDQWGLRWNYQLLAAPGYVLVLTNYSGSSGYTEAFGQAIQQDPLRGPADEINQGADEAIRRFAFIDATRQAAAGASYGGHLANWMQATTTRYRCLISHAGLVNLETQWSTSDSIYHRELNNGGPIWEQGPIWREQNPVRLVGNHFKKTGWITPILVSVGENDFRVPANNAYENWAYLQRLQIPSKLIVFPDENHWILKGENSRFWFSEVHAWLARWLK from the coding sequence ATGAAGTTCCCCATCCTCTTCCTCGGCGCCCTGCTCGTGGTGAGTTTCGTGCGGGCGGCCGAACCGGCCCGCCGCGCCATTACCCATGAAGACCTCTGGCTCCTGAAGCGGGTCGGAGCGCCCGTCGCCAGTCCGGACGGCAAATGGGCGGTCTTCTCCGTGACCCAGCCCGCGTACGAGGCGAAGGACCTGAGCATTGATCTCTGGATCGTCGCGCTCGATGGCCAGTCACCCGCGCGCCGGCTCACGCAGACCAAGGCCGGCGAGACCGGCCCGCGCTGGAGCCCGGATGGCACCCGCCTCGCCTTCGTGGCGAAGCGCGATGCGGACGAGGTGCCGCAGGTGTACGTATTGAACCTAGCGCAGGGAGGCGAAGCCGAACGCCTCACCCGTCTTTCGACGGGCGCCCGCTCTCCCGAGTGGAGCCCGGATGGCACTCGGCTCCTATTCGTCAGCGAAGTGTATCCTGGTGCGACGGACGATACGGCCAACAAGGCCGCCGCCAAGGCGCTCAAGGAGCGCAAGTACAACGCGCGCGTTTACGAAGGCTTCCCGATCAAGCATTGGGATCACTGGCGTGACGAGAAGGTCGCCCACCTCTTTGTGCAGGAGGCGCGGGCCGGCGCGCCCGCCCGCGACCTGCTCGCTCGCACCAAGCTCGCGGCGCTCACCGGCTTCGGTGGTCGCCAGACCGATTCCGGCGAGGATCTGCCCGCGACGTGGGCGCCCGACGGTCGGTCGGTGGTGTTCAGCGCGACCACCACCCGCGAGCGTTCCGCCTACGCCGACGTGCCGCTGCAGATGTTCGTGGTGGCCGCGGACGGAGGCGAACCGCAAGCGCTCACGCAGGACGCGAACAGCTACGGCGAGGTCGAGTTCACTCCCGATGGCCGGACCTTGGTCGTCAACATGGAGACCGGAGGCGATGGCCAGACGTACCACCACAATCGAATCGTCAGCTTTCCGTGGCCGTTCGACGCGGCGCGCCGGAAGGTCCTCACGCAAACGCTGGATCTCTCGGCGGGGCGTTTCGCCGTCAGCGACGACGGGGCAACCGTGTACTTCCTCGCGGAAGACGGTGTGCAGGTGAGACTCTTCTCCGTGCCGCTGGCCGGCGGGGACATCAAGGCGCACGCCGTGAACCCGGAGGGGTGTCTCGGGGCGCTCAGCATCGGTGGTGAGGCGCTCGTCGCCACGTACGATAGCGCGGTGCAGCCGGCAGAGATCGTACGGATCGACCCGGCACGCGGCCTGCGCGTGCTTACGCATTTCAACGACGAGGCGCTCGCCAAGTTGGATCTGGGAAAGCCCGAGCGCTTCGCCTTCCGGAGCCGCCAGGGCCGCCCGATCGACAACCTCCTGGTGCGCCCGGCCGGCTTCGACGCGACGAAGAAATATCCGCTGCTCGTCGTGATGCACGGCGGGCCCGCGCCGCAGTTCAAGGACCAGTGGGGCCTGCGTTGGAACTACCAGCTCCTTGCCGCGCCCGGCTACGTGCTGGTCTTGACGAACTACTCCGGCTCGAGCGGCTATACGGAGGCATTCGGCCAGGCGATCCAGCAGGACCCGCTGCGCGGACCGGCGGATGAAATCAACCAGGGTGCGGATGAGGCAATCCGCCGCTTCGCGTTCATCGACGCCACCCGGCAGGCGGCGGCGGGGGCGAGCTATGGCGGTCACCTGGCGAACTGGATGCAGGCCACCACGACGCGTTACCGCTGCCTCATCTCGCACGCCGGACTGGTGAACCTGGAAACGCAGTGGTCCACCAGCGACAGCATCTACCATCGCGAACTGAACAACGGCGGCCCCATCTGGGAGCAGGGGCCGATCTGGCGGGAGCAGAATCCCGTGCGGCTCGTCGGCAATCACTTCAAGAAGACCGGGTGGATCACGCCGATCCTCGTCAGCGTCGGGGAGAATGATTTCCGCGTGCCGGCGAACAACGCCTACGAGAACTGGGCGTACCTCCAGCGGCTGCAGATTCCGAGCAAGCTCATCGTGTTCCCGGACGAGAACCACTGGATCCTGAAGGGCGAGAACAGCCGCTTCTGGTTCTCCGAAGTGCACGCCTGGCTGGCGCGCTGGCTGAAGTAG
- a CDS encoding histidine triad nucleotide-binding protein, producing the protein MAKTLFQKIIDREIPAKIEHEDDVCVVLHDIQPQAPVHLLIVPKQPIPRVAEATPADQATLGHLLLVASEMAKKLKLEQGFRLVVNNGPHASESVPHLHVHMLAKRQMGWPPG; encoded by the coding sequence ATGGCCAAGACCCTCTTCCAGAAAATCATCGACCGGGAGATCCCGGCCAAGATCGAGCACGAGGACGATGTCTGTGTGGTGTTGCACGACATCCAGCCCCAGGCGCCGGTCCACCTGCTGATCGTGCCGAAGCAGCCCATCCCGCGCGTGGCCGAAGCGACCCCGGCGGATCAGGCCACGCTCGGCCACCTGCTGCTGGTGGCCAGCGAAATGGCGAAGAAGCTCAAGCTCGAGCAGGGCTTCCGCCTTGTCGTCAACAACGGCCCGCACGCGTCGGAGTCCGTCCCGCATCTGCACGTACATATGCTGGCCAAGCGGCAGATGGGCTGGCCTCCGGGTTAA
- the nrdR gene encoding transcriptional regulator NrdR — MRCPKCTSIEDKVIDSRISKEGSTIRRRRECLECGHRYSTTETLIRDGIIVLKRDGRREDFDREKLVRAVRAACHKRPVDPEQIAMLVEDVMDAMEAQFENEIPSRAIGEGVMQRLRTVDQVAYVRFASVYKEFRDVTEFVDEISSLAKTKKELP; from the coding sequence ATGCGCTGCCCGAAATGCACATCGATTGAGGACAAGGTCATCGACTCCCGCATCAGCAAGGAGGGATCGACGATCCGCCGGCGGCGCGAATGCCTTGAGTGCGGCCATCGCTACAGCACGACCGAGACGCTGATCCGCGACGGCATCATCGTCCTGAAACGCGACGGCCGCCGCGAGGACTTTGACCGCGAGAAGCTGGTCCGCGCCGTGCGCGCGGCCTGCCACAAACGGCCGGTCGACCCCGAGCAGATCGCGATGCTGGTCGAGGACGTGATGGATGCGATGGAGGCGCAGTTCGAAAACGAGATTCCCTCCCGCGCGATCGGCGAGGGCGTCATGCAGCGCTTGCGCACCGTCGACCAGGTGGCCTACGTCCGCTTCGCCAGCGTGTATAAGGAGTTCCGTGACGTGACCGAGTTCGTGGACGAAATCAGCTCGCTCGCGAAGACCAAGAAGGAGCTTCCGTAA
- a CDS encoding aminodeoxychorismate/anthranilate synthase component II: MLLVIDNYDSFTYNLVQYFGQLGVEQRVYRNDEITPEQALALNPERVLISPGPCSPREAGVTLDIIKAFAGKKPLFGVCLGHQSIGHYFGGKVVRADRLMHGKTSPIRHRDTDVFRGMPQGFAATRYHSLLVERASFPAELEITAETAEGEIMGLRHRTLPIWGVQFHPESIATEGGMRILENFLQLS; encoded by the coding sequence GTGCTGCTCGTCATCGATAACTACGACTCCTTCACCTACAACCTAGTCCAATATTTTGGCCAGTTGGGGGTGGAACAGCGGGTGTACCGAAACGACGAAATCACTCCGGAACAAGCGCTTGCGCTCAACCCCGAACGCGTGCTGATCTCCCCGGGTCCCTGTTCGCCGCGGGAGGCCGGCGTGACCCTCGATATCATCAAGGCATTTGCGGGAAAGAAACCTCTGTTCGGTGTATGCCTAGGCCATCAGTCGATCGGGCATTACTTTGGCGGCAAGGTGGTGCGGGCCGACCGCCTCATGCACGGGAAGACCTCCCCGATCCGGCACCGAGACACCGACGTCTTTCGCGGCATGCCCCAGGGATTTGCCGCCACTCGTTATCACTCGCTCCTGGTGGAGCGCGCCTCGTTCCCGGCTGAGCTCGAGATCACGGCCGAGACGGCCGAAGGCGAAATCATGGGCCTGCGCCATCGCACCCTGCCCATCTGGGGCGTGCAGTTCCACCCGGAATCCATCGCCACCGAAGGCGGCATGCGCATCCTGGAGAACTTCCTGCAGCTCAGCTGA
- the tgt gene encoding tRNA guanosine(34) transglycosylase Tgt, giving the protein MAAHFQLLKTDTNTAARRGRLQTRHGTIETPIFMPVGTQGTVKAITPNHLREIGAQIILGNTYHLSLRPGSDLIRELGGLHAFMGWNGPILTDSGGFQVFSLAKLRDISDAGVAFQSHLDGARHFLGPREVMKIQQDLGSDIAMVLDECPPWPCERDACAKAVARSLRWAAQCRDIATGSGFLAAGHHVFAIVQGSTFDDLRREAAEALAAFDFPGYAVGGVSVGEPEPEMLKQVGATTPFMPADKPRYTMGLGTPPQLLRMIALGVDMFDCVMPTRVARNGLVFTPDGPINLRNEQFRADPRPIVEGMDNYTCRNFSRAYLRHLTVAGEMLSGTLLTIHNLHFFLDLMAQARAHIEAGDYASWHLAWIARYEAGAHARRAS; this is encoded by the coding sequence ATGGCCGCCCATTTCCAGCTGCTCAAGACCGATACAAACACCGCCGCCCGCCGGGGCCGGCTCCAGACGCGCCACGGCACGATCGAGACGCCCATCTTCATGCCCGTGGGCACCCAGGGAACGGTGAAGGCGATAACACCCAATCACTTGCGTGAGATTGGGGCGCAGATCATCCTCGGGAATACCTACCACCTGAGCCTGCGGCCCGGCAGCGACCTGATTCGCGAACTGGGGGGGCTGCATGCCTTCATGGGCTGGAACGGCCCGATTCTGACGGACAGCGGTGGCTTCCAGGTATTTTCGTTGGCGAAGCTACGCGACATCAGCGATGCGGGCGTGGCGTTTCAGTCCCACTTGGATGGCGCGCGGCATTTTCTTGGCCCGCGTGAGGTGATGAAGATCCAGCAGGATCTTGGCAGCGACATCGCGATGGTGCTCGACGAGTGCCCACCTTGGCCGTGCGAACGGGACGCGTGCGCCAAGGCGGTGGCGCGGAGCCTCCGCTGGGCGGCGCAGTGCCGCGACATCGCGACCGGAAGCGGCTTTCTGGCGGCCGGCCATCACGTTTTCGCGATCGTCCAAGGGTCCACCTTCGATGACCTGCGGCGCGAGGCGGCCGAGGCTCTGGCCGCCTTCGATTTTCCCGGCTACGCGGTCGGCGGGGTGAGCGTGGGCGAACCCGAGCCGGAGATGCTCAAGCAGGTGGGGGCCACCACGCCCTTCATGCCGGCCGACAAGCCGCGCTACACGATGGGCCTCGGCACGCCCCCGCAGCTCCTGCGCATGATCGCGCTTGGTGTCGACATGTTCGATTGCGTGATGCCCACGCGCGTGGCGCGCAACGGACTGGTCTTTACGCCGGATGGGCCGATCAACCTCCGCAACGAGCAGTTCCGTGCCGATCCTCGCCCCATTGTCGAGGGCATGGACAACTACACCTGCCGGAATTTCTCCCGCGCCTATCTGCGGCACCTGACCGTCGCGGGCGAGATGCTGAGCGGGACGCTCCTGACCATCCACAATCTCCACTTCTTCCTCGACCTGATGGCGCAGGCTCGGGCGCACATCGAAGCTGGCGACTATGCCTCCTGGCACCTCGCGTGGATTGCGCGCTATGAGGCCGGGGCGCACGCGCGCCGGGCGTCGTAG
- a CDS encoding UDP-glucuronic acid decarboxylase family protein, translating to MRILVTGGAGFLGSHLCDRLVREGHEVVCVDNLFTGQKANIAHLLAHPNFEFVRHDVIDPFKFEVDQIYNLACPASPPHYQYNPIKTIKTSVMGAINCLGLAKRVRARILQASTSEVYGDPTVHPQPEAYWGNVNPIGRRSCYDEGKRCAETLCFDYHRENKVDIRVVRIFNTYGPRMHPHDGRVVSNFIVQALQGQDLTVYGDGQQTRSFCYVDDLIEGFVRFMAQTETVGPMNLGNPGEFTMLELAELTIKLVGGRSKIVHRPLPSDDPKQRQPDIGLARKVLGWEPRVPLEEGLGRTIAYFRGRV from the coding sequence ATGCGCATACTCGTCACCGGCGGTGCCGGCTTTCTCGGTTCCCATCTCTGCGACCGTCTCGTGCGGGAAGGGCATGAAGTCGTCTGTGTCGACAACCTCTTCACGGGGCAGAAGGCGAACATCGCGCACCTGCTCGCGCATCCGAATTTTGAATTCGTCCGGCACGACGTGATCGACCCCTTCAAGTTCGAAGTGGATCAGATCTACAACCTGGCATGCCCGGCCTCGCCGCCGCACTACCAGTACAACCCCATCAAGACGATCAAGACCTCGGTCATGGGCGCCATCAACTGCCTCGGCCTCGCGAAGCGCGTGCGCGCGCGTATCCTCCAGGCGAGTACGAGCGAGGTGTACGGCGACCCGACCGTGCATCCGCAGCCCGAGGCCTACTGGGGCAACGTCAACCCGATCGGGCGCCGCTCCTGCTACGACGAGGGCAAGCGGTGCGCCGAGACGCTGTGCTTCGACTATCACCGCGAGAACAAGGTCGATATCCGCGTCGTCCGCATCTTCAACACTTACGGCCCACGCATGCACCCGCACGACGGCCGCGTGGTCTCCAACTTCATCGTGCAGGCGCTTCAGGGCCAGGACCTGACCGTCTACGGCGACGGCCAGCAGACGCGTTCGTTCTGCTATGTGGACGACCTTATCGAGGGGTTCGTGCGCTTCATGGCGCAGACCGAGACCGTCGGGCCGATGAACCTGGGCAACCCGGGGGAGTTCACGATGCTCGAACTCGCCGAACTCACGATCAAGCTGGTCGGCGGTCGTTCGAAGATCGTGCACCGCCCGCTGCCCTCCGATGATCCGAAGCAGCGGCAACCCGACATCGGCCTTGCGCGCAAGGTGTTGGGCTGGGAACCGCGGGTGCCGCTGGAGGAGGGCCTCGGGCGTACCATCGCCTACTTTCGCGGCCGCGTGTGA
- the secA gene encoding preprotein translocase subunit SecA: protein MLSFILKRFSGRHYKKFLEKVRPTVARINELEQQYQSLTDEQLRAKTDEFRERIAAAADKRAALEEILPEAFATVKNAARRMVGRKVIVCEHELTWDMVHFDVQLIGGIALHQGRISEMATGEGKTLVATLPLYLNALTRRNTQLVTVNDYLARRDSEWMGHLYNFLGVTVGCIQQQMPPHERREAYGRDITYGTASEFGFDYLRDNGMATRKEDQVQRDYWYCIVDEVDSILVDEARTPLIISGPAPIEREQPFTRLKPVVEQLVNDQVRLCNRIVAEAKALLEKPGLTPDDRDLAARKMLQVKMGHPKNKQLLRLMENGEWRKLLDKTETEYNSDLNKDELYRLKEELLYVIDERQHQADLTEIGRNKLRPDNPDAFMLPDLATEFSDLEKDQTLTPEQREAKKLAAQNAYADVSEEIHSISQLLRAYSLYERDVEYVVTPDGKVMIVDENTGRVMPGRRWSDGLHQAVEAKENVSIERETRTYATITIQNYFRMYEKLAGMTGTAETEATEFNDIYRLSVQVIPTNKPCIRIDKNDSIFKTRRDKYSAVVREIEVANKRGQPVLVGTTSVEASEVLSRMLRRTGIVHTVLNAKFHAQEADIVARAGQRGAVTIATNMAGRGTDIKLGEGVRELGGLYVLGTERHESRRIDRQLRGRCSRQGDPGVTKFYLSLEDDLMRLFLQGNLASRLMEGSMKEGEELEHPWLNRSIESAQKKVEQQNYSIRKRLLQYDDVLNQQREVVYGIRNGAIHAERPKDIIFEQIQEELLNRLEVAGFGDKSGPTKVAVESFIGWVNQHFPIGVRVEELAGNNAEPIAANLLERIRKAYAVKESVEIPEALGSMERYVVINAIDHHWQEHLTEMEELRRSIGLRSYGQKDPLVEYKSEAYKYFEELMNNVRLQICTGLFRTASNLESFENMLALLSRSARTVGPEESAAISAARPPMPPAPQITTTVTSSGPAALPEPSEPEIQLPKVTIRRELPKVGRNDPCPCGSGKKYKHCHGA from the coding sequence ATGCTCTCGTTCATCCTCAAACGCTTTTCCGGCCGGCATTATAAGAAATTCCTGGAAAAGGTCCGCCCGACGGTCGCGCGCATCAACGAACTGGAACAGCAGTACCAGTCGCTTACCGATGAGCAGCTCCGGGCCAAGACGGATGAGTTTCGCGAGCGCATCGCCGCCGCCGCGGACAAGCGCGCGGCGCTGGAGGAGATCCTGCCCGAGGCCTTTGCCACGGTGAAGAACGCGGCCCGCCGCATGGTCGGGCGCAAGGTCATCGTCTGCGAGCACGAGCTCACCTGGGACATGGTGCATTTTGACGTGCAGCTCATCGGCGGCATCGCCCTCCACCAGGGGCGCATCTCGGAAATGGCCACCGGTGAAGGCAAGACGCTCGTCGCCACACTGCCCCTCTACCTCAACGCGCTCACCCGACGGAATACCCAGCTGGTCACCGTCAACGACTACCTTGCCCGCCGCGACTCCGAGTGGATGGGCCATCTCTACAATTTCCTCGGCGTCACCGTCGGCTGCATCCAGCAGCAGATGCCGCCGCACGAGCGCCGCGAGGCGTACGGCCGGGACATCACCTACGGCACCGCCAGCGAGTTCGGCTTCGACTACCTGCGCGACAACGGCATGGCCACGCGCAAGGAGGACCAGGTCCAGCGCGACTACTGGTACTGCATCGTGGACGAGGTCGACTCCATCCTCGTCGACGAGGCCCGCACGCCGCTGATCATTTCCGGCCCCGCGCCGATCGAGCGCGAGCAGCCCTTTACACGGCTCAAACCCGTCGTGGAGCAACTCGTCAATGACCAGGTCCGGCTCTGCAACCGGATCGTCGCTGAGGCCAAGGCGTTGCTCGAAAAGCCCGGCCTGACGCCCGATGACCGCGACCTCGCCGCCCGCAAGATGCTGCAGGTCAAGATGGGCCACCCGAAGAACAAGCAGCTGCTGCGGCTCATGGAAAATGGCGAGTGGCGCAAGCTGCTCGACAAAACCGAGACGGAATACAACTCCGACCTGAACAAGGACGAGCTGTACCGCCTGAAGGAGGAGCTCCTCTACGTCATCGACGAGCGCCAGCACCAGGCCGACCTTACCGAAATCGGCCGCAACAAGCTGCGCCCCGACAATCCGGACGCCTTCATGCTGCCGGATCTCGCCACCGAGTTCAGCGATTTGGAGAAGGACCAGACGCTCACGCCCGAACAGCGCGAGGCCAAGAAGCTGGCCGCCCAGAACGCCTACGCCGACGTCTCGGAGGAGATCCACTCGATCTCGCAATTGCTCCGCGCGTACTCGCTTTACGAGCGCGACGTCGAATACGTCGTCACCCCGGACGGCAAGGTCATGATCGTCGACGAGAACACCGGCCGCGTCATGCCCGGCCGCCGCTGGTCGGACGGCCTGCACCAGGCCGTGGAGGCCAAGGAGAACGTCAGCATCGAGCGCGAGACGCGCACGTATGCCACGATCACGATCCAGAACTACTTCCGCATGTACGAGAAGCTCGCCGGTATGACGGGCACGGCGGAGACGGAGGCGACGGAGTTCAACGACATCTACCGGCTGTCGGTGCAGGTGATCCCGACGAACAAACCCTGCATCCGTATCGACAAGAACGACTCCATCTTCAAGACGCGCCGCGACAAGTACTCGGCCGTCGTGCGCGAGATCGAGGTCGCCAACAAACGCGGCCAGCCCGTCCTCGTCGGCACGACCAGCGTGGAAGCGTCGGAGGTGCTTTCCCGCATGCTGCGGCGTACTGGCATCGTCCACACCGTCCTGAATGCGAAGTTCCACGCGCAGGAGGCGGATATCGTCGCCCGCGCCGGCCAGCGTGGGGCGGTCACCATCGCCACCAACATGGCGGGCCGCGGCACCGACATCAAACTCGGCGAGGGTGTACGTGAACTCGGCGGCCTTTACGTGCTCGGCACCGAACGGCACGAGTCCCGCCGCATCGACCGGCAGTTGCGTGGCCGCTGCTCGCGCCAGGGCGATCCGGGCGTCACCAAGTTCTATCTGTCGCTCGAAGACGATCTCATGCGTCTCTTCCTGCAGGGCAACCTCGCGTCGCGCCTGATGGAGGGCTCGATGAAGGAGGGCGAGGAGCTCGAGCACCCGTGGCTCAACCGCTCCATCGAGAGCGCCCAGAAGAAGGTCGAGCAGCAGAACTACTCGATCCGCAAGCGGCTGCTCCAGTACGACGACGTGCTGAACCAGCAGCGCGAGGTCGTGTACGGGATCCGCAATGGCGCGATCCACGCCGAGCGTCCCAAGGATATCATCTTCGAGCAGATCCAGGAGGAGCTGCTGAACCGCCTCGAGGTTGCCGGCTTTGGCGACAAGTCCGGCCCCACCAAGGTCGCGGTCGAGAGCTTCATCGGCTGGGTCAACCAGCACTTCCCGATCGGCGTGCGCGTGGAGGAACTCGCCGGCAACAATGCCGAGCCGATCGCCGCGAACCTGCTGGAACGGATCCGGAAAGCCTACGCGGTGAAGGAATCGGTCGAGATCCCGGAGGCGCTCGGTTCCATGGAGCGCTATGTCGTGATCAACGCCATCGATCACCACTGGCAGGAGCATCTCACCGAGATGGAGGAATTGCGGCGGTCGATCGGTCTGCGCAGCTACGGCCAGAAGGACCCGCTCGTGGAGTACAAGAGCGAGGCGTACAAGTATTTCGAGGAGCTCATGAACAACGTCCGGCTGCAGATCTGCACCGGCCTGTTCCGCACCGCCTCCAACCTCGAGTCCTTCGAGAACATGCTCGCGCTGCTCAGTCGCAGCGCGCGCACCGTCGGTCCGGAGGAGAGCGCCGCCATTTCCGCCGCCCGCCCGCCCATGCCGCCGGCACCGCAGATCACCACCACCGTGACCAGCAGCGGCCCCGCCGCCCTGCCGGAGCCCAGCGAGCCCGAGATCCAGTTGCCGAAGGTGACCATCCGGCGCGAGCTGCCCAAGGTCGGCCGCAACGATCCCTGCCCCTGCGGCAGCGGCAAGAAATACAAACACTGCCACGGCGCCTGA